TAATAGAAATgtcgagctgaaggccgctatcaaagcagcCTGGGCTTCCTGAACACCtgagcagtgccacaggctgaccgcccccatgccacgccgcactgatgcagtaattcctgaaaaaaggattaaaaccccgACCGAGCATCAgcgcataaatgaacatactttatcaggtcgacatttctgtattttaagaTAATTGTATtcttgatttccgtgagctgtaagccgtaatcatcgggATTAAAACGACAAAAGgcgtgaaatatttcactttacgcgtaatgaatctagaatacatGGAAGCTCCACTTTGAATTTTTGACCCATGACGTGACGGTGCCTTGGGGCTCAGCTGAAACTTTCGGACCAAAGTTCGCACCTCTCTGGGAGTTCCATTTGTACCTCTTTCCCGCATGACGCGGTGTCTGTGTGGTCCAAAGATTTTTGCATACATCTTTCGTAAATAAAAGAACAGCTGATGTGTCTAAAAATCACaattttattatgattatttttattgacAGTAAACGAATGCAGGATGTATGTCAATTAAGAGCTTTGCCGAGTCACGTGAATACTTTTAACATTACATTTCAAGATTTGTTTTCCAGtcaatattattttaaacactAAGATTCAAGCATATACACAGACATTGCCATCTGCTGCAATCctatcttttgttgttgtttttttttttaaagtcgtGCAGCTCATACAGGCAATGACTGCTTGGTAATGTGGACCTCATCAACGCTCATATTACTTCAATTTGAAGCAATGAAATCATATACAGCAAAACAgaaaggtgttttgtttttggggggaaattttttaaaaaaaaaataaaaaatccccaaaaaagaagaattaaaaaggattttttttttttttaaataccctGTAAAATAATAAGGGGAGACATAGTAAGATATAACAAACACGTAGGTACGTATGTTCAGACAGCAGGACAAAACTGATTTATTCCTtaaaaattgacattttatacCGAGCGTCAATATTCCATAAGTAATCCTAATCAAAGTAGTAAGGAATTTGGGTCGGACACATATGACCTAAAACGTTTGCCTTtggaaataaatattacaagGATCGTGTTTTATATAACGGCGATGTCCTGTCTAATATTCAACTCGGACAGCACGAACGCAAGAACTGACCAGGGTGCTGCGCTGTTATTACTGCAACAGGCACTACAGTTATGATCCGAGCGTCTCCTTCACAGTCCGCATCGCAGGTCCCGAAATCTGTCCGCATACAAACGTGCCTCGGATCCGATTTCATAGGTTTCCTTCTCATACACCCTAATAAAATGGGATTTCTTCAGCCTGCCTGTCTGAACATAGCCATATCGTATGTAAACACAGACTACGTGGGCCACGaaaggatgattttttttttttaatccacgaCGGAGTCGAATTTACTTTAACGATAAAATACTGAAGGGCTTAAGTGAGGGAATGGGTGCAAGAGTTGAAATCAGGCACAGGCTTAGAAAGATGGTGCCCCCCCCGTCGTCAATGTCTCTTCATCATACATATTGTTTCTTTTGTGCTTGAGAGGCCAGGTCTTTAGCCTTCTCTTTAGCGGCGAGTGCCGTCTCTCGAGCTTTCTCTGTTGCGGTCTCTGCCAGCGTCCTTGTAGGAGTTTCACCTGCACAGCAGGTAAGTGTAGCTTAGCAAAGAAGTGGAACTATGGAATTCAAACccaaataatttaaataaataaatcaatcaatcaatcaatcacgaCAACGGGGTCTTACCTTGCATTTTCGCCAAGACGTATTCAAATCCTTTCATGGTCTTTACTATACTGCTCTTAAATCGGGCAAGGCcaaattcctttaaaaataaagaaataaagtgtAGAATGAGGATTTTTCGACAAGCGAAAACATTCACTGTTGCCATTTAAAGCTGGAGGTTAAACGCGGTAATTAAATGACCGGCTAGTCAACAGGCCACGACTGCTCAGTGACTAGGGTTGGCGGTGCTATTTTTAGTGGCTGCTGTTAACGTCGCAATTGCACCTTAGGAGTAATTCACCACTACGTCTGAGTCACTGCCGACTCGGTGTTATTTAAACCTCCATGACGTTTCATCTGGTTAGGTGGAGTCACGAGTCACCCTCTAACTCACTGACCTGAACGGCTCTGGAAAAGCCGTAGAGATTGGACGAGATCCACGCCTCTCTCTTGACCTCTGTAAGGTTGCTGTTGTCAAGGCTGCCCGTGTACACACACCGCTCCTCCACAGACTAATGaaagacataataataataataaaaaggtatAATGGGCATAAAAGGAATAATAAAGGCAAAACAACGGGTTTAGTAACACTAAAATGTACGATACAAACTTGCTAGACTCAGTACAAGTAAAGTCAGACACGCGTGATGCAAATTTACCAATTCATCATTCGAACCACGAGCAAACCTACAGGAACTGGGTAAAATGCTCATTTCATCACCGAGTCCCTATAATTGTGCAGCAGTGACACCTGCAGCATCAGAAGAAGCATCTAATCGGCTCACCATGAGACGTGCATGGCTGATGTTCCAGGTGAACGTGACCATGGTCCTTTCCTGAGGATCCACTACAGAGTCCTCGATGATGTAGGCCTTGCGTGCCATGTGGCTGGGAAAAAACTTTTCCGCCCAGCGTGGCACTCGGCTGATTTTGGTCAAGAGGCGACGGGAAAGGAGGCGATTATCAGGAGTCACCTCCCGAAAGATGATGTCTTCCGTCAACACGTGATTACTacagagaagaggaaagagaggAATCCCATTCAACCAGAGCCACTAAACACGACCAGAAATATTCTGATAGTTACCGTTGCGGTGTCCCAATTCACCTACTATCGTTATACATAAAAGAGTATTAGTCGTATTAGATTAGAATCAGTTGGTCCCAAAGTATAGTATGTTAAAACGAGTATCCCAAAAGGCATCCGGGACGGTCTACCATTTCTCGTAGATTTTCGGaagtgtggatccgtggacGATTTTCAGTTCGGCTAATATCGCCCACAATTCGCAtgagggaagaggaggaggaggaggagtagtttTGTGAATACAACCCGCAAACATGGCGGACGAGCGT
The window above is part of the Ictalurus punctatus breed USDA103 chromosome 8, Coco_2.0, whole genome shotgun sequence genome. Proteins encoded here:
- the prelid1a gene encoding PRELI domain containing 1a yields the protein MVKYFNCTGSLKATWDQVSQAFWQRYPNPYSNHVLTEDIIFREVTPDNRLLSRRLLTKISRVPRWAEKFFPSHMARKAYIIEDSVVDPQERTMVTFTWNISHARLMSVEERCVYTGSLDNSNLTEVKREAWISSNLYGFSRAVQEFGLARFKSSIVKTMKGFEYVLAKMQGETPTRTLAETATEKARETALAAKEKAKDLASQAQKKQYV